The Streptomyces puniciscabiei genome contains a region encoding:
- a CDS encoding 50S ribosomal protein bL37: MSSKRRRKKKSRRGHAANHGKRPQC, translated from the coding sequence ATGTCCTCGAAGCGACGCCGGAAGAAGAAGTCGCGCCGCGGCCATGCCGCCAACCACGGCAAACGGCCGCAGTGCTGA
- a CDS encoding NUDIX domain-containing protein: MTLEPAEGVVQAVVLYDGRLLLVADGHGWALPSGTPEPAEPAEATAARVVYELTGYLVDGTEPLTPPHSAAADGASAVVCQLLSESPSDGAGLAPEQVRWVPIPETAGAALPPAVREYLRGHTPV, encoded by the coding sequence ATGACACTGGAGCCCGCCGAGGGCGTGGTGCAGGCGGTCGTCCTGTACGACGGACGGTTGCTGCTCGTGGCGGACGGCCACGGCTGGGCACTGCCGTCCGGTACCCCCGAACCGGCCGAGCCGGCCGAGGCCACCGCGGCCCGCGTCGTCTACGAACTCACCGGTTACCTCGTCGACGGCACCGAGCCCCTGACCCCGCCCCACTCGGCGGCAGCCGACGGGGCGTCGGCGGTGGTGTGCCAACTGCTGAGCGAGTCCCCGTCGGACGGGGCCGGTCTCGCGCCGGAGCAGGTGCGCTGGGTGCCGATCCCCGAGACCGCCGGCGCCGCCCTTCCACCGGCCGTGCGCGAGTACCTCCGGGGGCACACGCCCGTGTGA
- a CDS encoding LysR family transcriptional regulator: MLFRQLEYLVALSRERHFARAAQACYVSQPALSEALRKLEEELDVPLVRRGRKYEGLTPEGERIVVWAQRILADRDALKDEVDVLRSGLSGRMRIGTVPTASGAVAQLTGPFCAAHPLVTVEVIADMQSVDILRQLQNFELDAGVTYLREDVSEGFHTVPLYRERYVLLLTAADGLARRTSATWAEASRLPLCMLTPAMQGRRVLDELFARAGTQPSPRLETDSVAALFAHVRTGRWAAIVPHAWLHVFGVPHGMRTVPLVEPAAAVPVGLVIAAREPGSVMARALTDIARSTDVASALERVPGDPGR; the protein is encoded by the coding sequence GTGCTCTTTCGCCAGCTGGAATACCTCGTCGCCCTCTCCCGGGAGCGGCACTTCGCCCGTGCCGCCCAGGCCTGCTACGTCTCCCAGCCCGCCCTGTCGGAGGCGCTGCGCAAGCTGGAGGAGGAACTCGACGTACCGCTGGTGCGACGCGGCCGCAAGTACGAGGGCCTCACCCCGGAGGGAGAGCGCATCGTCGTATGGGCGCAGCGGATCCTCGCCGACCGTGACGCCCTCAAGGACGAGGTCGACGTCCTGCGCAGCGGCTTGAGCGGGCGGATGCGGATCGGTACGGTGCCGACCGCCTCCGGTGCCGTCGCCCAGCTGACCGGACCGTTCTGCGCGGCGCACCCGCTGGTCACGGTCGAGGTCATCGCCGACATGCAGTCGGTGGACATCCTGCGGCAGCTGCAGAACTTCGAGCTCGACGCCGGGGTCACCTATCTGCGCGAGGACGTGTCGGAGGGCTTCCACACGGTTCCGCTGTACCGGGAGCGGTACGTCCTGCTGCTCACGGCCGCCGACGGTCTGGCCCGGCGTACGAGCGCCACCTGGGCGGAGGCCTCACGGCTGCCGCTGTGCATGCTGACCCCGGCGATGCAGGGCCGCCGGGTGCTGGACGAGCTGTTCGCGCGGGCGGGGACGCAGCCCTCGCCCCGGCTGGAGACCGACTCCGTGGCGGCGCTGTTCGCCCATGTGCGGACCGGCCGGTGGGCCGCCATCGTGCCGCACGCCTGGCTCCATGTGTTCGGCGTGCCGCACGGCATGCGCACGGTGCCGCTGGTCGAACCCGCCGCGGCGGTGCCGGTGGGGCTGGTGATCGCCGCCCGCGAACCGGGTTCGGTGATGGCGAGGGCGCTGACGGACATCGCCCGCTCCACGGACGTGGCCTCGGCCCTGGAGCGCGTACCGGGGGATCCCGGGCGGTAG
- a CDS encoding GreA/GreB family elongation factor: protein MTGDPEPISAAARRALEQELADLRDERRLVAGTLQDTTEVGDQADQADQLQRADQLDRLDRRIETITERLRQADVAGPAPTDVVGVGSTVTVRFRDGSVETLRIGELAEALDQNLVTSDSPLGRALTGHRPGDSVHFDTPDGPSSVVVVSIGEQSEHG from the coding sequence ATGACCGGTGACCCGGAGCCGATCAGTGCCGCTGCCCGCCGCGCCCTGGAGCAGGAGCTGGCCGACCTGCGCGACGAGCGCCGGCTCGTCGCCGGAACCCTGCAGGACACCACGGAGGTGGGCGACCAGGCCGACCAGGCCGACCAGTTGCAGCGCGCCGATCAGCTGGACCGCCTGGACCGTCGTATCGAGACCATCACCGAGCGGCTGCGCCAAGCCGACGTCGCCGGGCCCGCCCCGACAGACGTGGTCGGCGTGGGCAGCACAGTCACCGTCCGCTTCCGGGACGGCTCGGTGGAGACGCTGCGGATCGGCGAGCTCGCCGAGGCCCTGGACCAGAACCTGGTCACCTCCGACAGCCCGCTCGGCCGCGCACTGACCGGCCACCGCCCCGGTGACTCCGTCCACTTCGACACGCCCGACGGACCGTCGAGCGTGGTCGTGGTGTCGATCGGGGAGCAGAGCGAGCACGGCTGA
- a CDS encoding FdhF/YdeP family oxidoreductase, protein MSGIEDPVDDLSVTPPKRWATGVPAVTHALEYSLGQTTVRRTALTLLNINQVKGFDCPGCAWPEPAPGKRHRNEYCENGAKHISDEATSRRVTAEFFRRHSIAELDAKSDYWLNQQGRLTEPMIKRPGARHYEPVGWDEALDVLAGELRRLDSPDEALFYTSGRLNNEAAFLLQLFARAYGTNNLPDCSNMCHESSGSALMETLGIGKGSVSLDDIHTADLVFVVGQNPGTNHPRMLTALEETKRNGGKVIAVNPLPEAGLIRFKHPQKARGVIGRGTAIADQFLQIRPGGDLALFRALNRLLLEAEDERPGTVLDHAFLSAHTTGFADFADHARKIAWEDVLNATGLTREEIERVHDQVLDSGKIIVCWAMGLTQHKHGVPTIREVVNFLLLRGNVGRPGAGVCPVRGHSNVQGDRTMGIWERMPQAFLDALGSEFGFTPPAKHGLDSVDGIRAMRDGTAKLFLGVAGNFVRATPDSHVTEEAMRRCRLTAHISTKLNRSHTVCGDTALILPTLGRSDRDIQASGEQVVTVEDSMSEVHASRGRLAPASPHLLSEVAIISRLARRTLGDAPNIPWEEFEADYATIRDRISRVVPGFEDFNARVARPGGFRLPNPVNRRVFRTPSGKAVLTVNEFTMPHIPEGHLLLQTLRSHDQWNTVPYAMDDRYRGIHNARRVVLVNPADLAALGLADRDRVDLVAVWHDGLERRAEDFRVVAYPTSRGSAASYYPETNVLVPLDSVADISNTPTSKGVLIRLEPARGAGPWDE, encoded by the coding sequence ATGAGCGGCATCGAGGACCCCGTCGACGATCTGTCGGTCACCCCGCCCAAGCGCTGGGCGACCGGTGTCCCGGCGGTGACGCACGCGCTGGAGTACTCGCTGGGGCAGACGACCGTACGGCGCACCGCGCTGACCCTGCTGAACATCAACCAGGTCAAGGGATTCGACTGCCCGGGATGCGCCTGGCCCGAGCCGGCACCGGGCAAGCGGCACCGCAACGAGTACTGCGAGAACGGCGCCAAGCACATCAGCGACGAAGCCACCTCGCGCCGCGTCACCGCCGAGTTCTTCCGCCGGCACTCGATCGCCGAACTGGACGCGAAGTCGGACTACTGGCTCAACCAGCAGGGCCGGCTGACCGAGCCCATGATCAAGCGGCCCGGTGCGCGGCACTACGAACCGGTCGGCTGGGACGAGGCGCTCGACGTGCTCGCCGGAGAGCTCCGCCGGCTGGACTCCCCGGACGAGGCCCTCTTCTACACCTCCGGCCGGCTGAACAACGAGGCCGCATTCCTGCTGCAGCTCTTCGCCCGCGCCTACGGCACCAACAACCTCCCCGACTGCTCCAACATGTGCCACGAGTCCAGCGGTTCCGCGCTGATGGAGACCCTGGGCATCGGCAAGGGCAGTGTCTCCCTGGACGACATCCACACCGCGGACCTCGTCTTCGTCGTCGGACAGAACCCGGGCACCAACCATCCGCGGATGCTGACCGCGCTGGAGGAGACCAAACGCAACGGCGGCAAGGTCATCGCCGTGAACCCGCTGCCGGAGGCCGGACTCATCCGCTTCAAGCACCCGCAGAAGGCACGCGGAGTGATCGGCCGGGGCACCGCCATCGCCGACCAGTTCCTGCAGATCCGCCCCGGCGGCGACCTCGCCCTCTTCCGGGCACTCAACCGGCTGCTGCTGGAGGCCGAGGACGAGCGCCCCGGCACCGTACTCGACCACGCCTTCCTCAGTGCCCACACCACCGGCTTCGCCGACTTCGCCGACCACGCCCGGAAGATCGCCTGGGAGGACGTCCTCAACGCGACCGGGCTCACCCGCGAGGAGATCGAGCGCGTCCACGACCAGGTGCTGGACAGCGGAAAGATCATCGTCTGCTGGGCCATGGGCCTCACCCAGCACAAGCACGGCGTTCCCACCATCCGTGAGGTCGTCAACTTCCTGCTGCTGCGCGGCAACGTCGGCAGGCCGGGCGCCGGCGTGTGCCCGGTGCGCGGCCACAGCAACGTCCAGGGAGACCGCACGATGGGCATCTGGGAGCGCATGCCCCAGGCGTTCCTCGACGCCCTGGGAAGCGAGTTCGGCTTCACCCCGCCCGCGAAGCACGGCCTGGACTCGGTCGACGGCATCCGGGCCATGCGCGACGGGACGGCGAAACTCTTCCTCGGCGTCGCCGGCAACTTCGTCCGGGCCACCCCCGACAGCCATGTCACCGAGGAGGCGATGCGCCGGTGCCGGCTCACCGCGCACATCTCCACCAAACTCAACCGCTCCCACACGGTCTGCGGTGACACCGCCCTCATCCTGCCCACCCTCGGCCGCAGCGACCGCGACATCCAGGCGTCCGGTGAGCAGGTCGTCACCGTCGAGGACTCCATGAGCGAGGTGCACGCCTCCCGCGGACGCCTGGCCCCGGCCTCCCCGCACCTGCTCAGCGAGGTCGCGATCATCAGCCGGCTGGCCCGCCGGACCCTCGGTGACGCACCCAACATCCCCTGGGAGGAGTTCGAGGCGGACTACGCCACCATCCGCGACCGCATCTCCCGGGTCGTCCCGGGCTTCGAGGACTTCAACGCCCGGGTGGCCAGGCCCGGCGGCTTCCGGCTGCCCAACCCGGTCAACCGGCGCGTCTTCCGCACCCCGAGCGGCAAGGCGGTCCTCACCGTCAACGAGTTCACGATGCCGCACATCCCCGAGGGCCATCTGCTGTTGCAGACACTGCGCTCCCACGACCAGTGGAACACCGTTCCGTACGCGATGGACGACCGCTACCGCGGCATCCACAACGCCCGCCGCGTCGTGCTCGTCAACCCCGCCGACCTGGCCGCCCTCGGGCTCGCCGACCGCGACCGGGTGGACCTCGTCGCCGTCTGGCACGACGGGCTGGAGCGCCGGGCGGAGGACTTCCGCGTCGTCGCCTACCCCACCAGCCGCGGCTCCGCCGCCTCCTACTACCCCGAGACCAATGTCCTGGTGCCGCTGGACAGCGTCGCCGACATCAGCAACACCCCCACGTCCAAGGGCGTGTTGATCCGCCTGGAACCCGCGCGAGGGGCAGGACCATGGGACGAGTGA
- a CDS encoding YegS/Rv2252/BmrU family lipid kinase, producing the protein MRQFTAVVNPTAGGSTGAATLLHLARLLREAGAELETEYSHSLAHAQDIARHAGERGRIVLAVGGDGIAGGIGGALSGTGTVLGLVPAGRGNDFARALDLPADPAALAAILLHAEPRPVDTIEVESAVHPRTVVLGSVYAGVDAVANRHANHSRLLRGSASYYAGGLRAVTTWRPADYRVTVDGEEHTHRGYTVVAANSPYYGSGRLIAPDARVDDGLLDVVMIREAPRRLFFALMNELKSGGHVHRPEVRVLRGRELRIEANRPVPYGADGEVDATLPVTVRVRPGDLPVLY; encoded by the coding sequence ATGCGACAGTTCACCGCCGTCGTCAACCCCACCGCGGGCGGCTCCACCGGGGCGGCGACACTGCTGCACCTGGCCCGGCTGCTGCGCGAGGCCGGAGCCGAGCTGGAAACGGAGTACAGCCACAGCCTCGCCCACGCCCAGGACATCGCCCGCCACGCCGGCGAGCGCGGCCGGATCGTCCTGGCGGTCGGCGGCGACGGCATCGCGGGCGGCATCGGCGGCGCGCTGAGCGGTACCGGGACCGTCCTCGGCCTGGTGCCCGCGGGACGCGGCAACGACTTCGCCCGCGCCCTGGACCTGCCCGCCGACCCTGCCGCACTCGCCGCGATCCTGCTGCACGCCGAGCCCCGGCCGGTCGACACCATCGAGGTGGAGTCGGCCGTCCACCCGCGCACCGTGGTCCTCGGCAGTGTCTACGCCGGCGTGGACGCGGTGGCCAACCGGCACGCCAACCACTCCCGGCTGCTGCGCGGTTCCGCCTCCTACTACGCGGGCGGCCTGCGCGCCGTCACCACCTGGCGGCCGGCCGACTACCGGGTCACCGTCGACGGTGAGGAACACACGCACCGCGGATACACCGTCGTCGCCGCCAACTCCCCCTACTACGGCTCCGGTCGGCTCATCGCCCCCGACGCGCGCGTCGACGACGGCCTGCTGGACGTGGTCATGATCCGGGAGGCACCGCGCCGGCTGTTCTTCGCCCTCATGAACGAGCTGAAGTCGGGCGGACATGTGCACCGTCCGGAGGTACGTGTGCTGCGCGGCAGGGAACTGCGCATCGAGGCGAACCGGCCCGTCCCCTATGGCGCGGACGGCGAGGTCGACGCCACCCTCCCGGTGACCGTGCGGGTACGGCCCGGGGACCTGCCGGTGCTGTACTGA
- a CDS encoding ATP-dependent Clp protease ATP-binding subunit: MSMSFGAPFGSSDPFSELFNRFFGMSPASSPPAVQRVPIGRLLTESSQELLNLAARRAVEDGTSDLDTEHLLWAATKVEPSRRLLSQLDVDPDTLAAEIAKILPRESGEPSAQPGLTPAAKRTLGAAYARSQAAGVSYIGPEHVLGALLGDSDTGAARLLRAEGMDTGKLADLTEQAARGEGAPAERKKTPATTLDEFGRDLTEEAKAGKLDPVVGRAEEIEQTVEILSRRSKNNPVLIGEPGVGKTAIVEGLAQRIVAGEVPDSLKDKRVVALDLSGMVAGAQYRGQFEERLKKVIEDVQAAKGRIILFIDELHTVVGAGATGEGSMDAGNMLKPALARGELHVVGATTIDEYRKYVEKDAALERRFQPVMVPEPTVEETVQILEGLRDSYEAHHQVRFGDGALVAAAELSDRYVTDRFLPDKAIDVMDQAGARVRLRSVGRSTEVVSREDRIAQLRRELDQAVSVEDFEKASELKRQIAEVEGELAGIEERREGVVSVTAGDIADVVSRRTGIPVSQLTASEKEKLLRLEEEMHARIVGQDEAVTAVSQAVRRNRAGMGDPDRPVGSFLFLGPTGVGKTELAKTLAALLFGDEDRMIRFDMSEFQEKHTVARLVGAPPGYVGYEEAGQLTEKVRRRPYSVVLFDEVEKAHPDVFNTLLQILDDGRLTDAQGRTVDFRHCVVIMTSNIGAHRILDHKGDVSELKDELMEDLRTRFLPEFLNRIDDIIIFHGLTEDDLGKIVDHLLDRSKRRVHAQGMALEVTEEAKRLLIAHGHQPEFGARPLRRTIQAELDNRIATLLLSGDAEPGDTIVADVEHDSLHCRVRKDSGSGEPAGAGAAPAEG; encoded by the coding sequence ATGTCGATGTCGTTCGGTGCACCGTTCGGTTCGTCGGATCCCTTCAGCGAGTTGTTCAACCGCTTCTTCGGGATGTCGCCCGCGTCGTCGCCCCCCGCGGTGCAGCGGGTGCCCATCGGCCGGCTGCTGACGGAGTCGTCGCAGGAACTGCTCAACCTCGCCGCGCGGCGGGCGGTCGAGGACGGCACGTCCGACCTGGACACCGAACATCTGCTGTGGGCCGCCACCAAGGTGGAACCGTCCCGGAGACTGCTCTCCCAGCTGGACGTCGACCCCGACACGCTTGCGGCCGAGATCGCCAAGATCCTTCCCCGGGAGTCCGGCGAGCCGTCCGCGCAGCCCGGCCTCACCCCGGCGGCCAAGCGCACGCTGGGCGCAGCCTACGCCCGGTCCCAGGCGGCCGGTGTCTCGTACATCGGTCCCGAGCACGTCCTCGGCGCCCTGCTGGGCGACAGCGACACGGGCGCCGCGAGGCTGCTGCGCGCCGAGGGCATGGACACGGGAAAGCTGGCGGATCTGACCGAACAGGCCGCGCGCGGAGAGGGAGCTCCCGCCGAACGGAAGAAGACGCCGGCGACGACGCTGGACGAGTTCGGCCGGGATCTGACGGAGGAGGCGAAGGCGGGGAAGCTGGATCCGGTGGTGGGACGCGCCGAGGAGATCGAGCAGACCGTAGAGATCCTCTCCAGGCGGTCGAAGAACAACCCCGTGCTGATCGGTGAGCCCGGTGTGGGCAAGACGGCGATCGTGGAGGGGCTGGCGCAGCGGATCGTGGCCGGTGAGGTGCCCGACAGCCTCAAGGACAAGAGGGTCGTGGCGCTGGACCTGTCGGGGATGGTGGCCGGGGCGCAATATCGGGGCCAGTTCGAGGAGCGGTTGAAGAAGGTCATCGAGGACGTCCAGGCCGCGAAGGGCCGGATCATCCTGTTCATCGACGAACTCCACACCGTCGTGGGCGCGGGGGCGACGGGGGAGGGGTCGATGGACGCGGGCAACATGCTCAAGCCCGCCCTCGCCCGCGGTGAACTCCATGTCGTGGGTGCCACGACGATCGACGAGTACCGCAAGTACGTGGAGAAGGACGCGGCGTTGGAGCGGCGGTTCCAGCCGGTGATGGTGCCGGAGCCGACGGTGGAGGAGACGGTGCAGATCCTGGAGGGTCTGCGGGACTCCTACGAGGCGCACCATCAAGTCCGGTTCGGCGACGGTGCGTTGGTGGCCGCCGCGGAACTCTCCGACCGCTACGTCACCGACCGTTTCCTGCCCGACAAGGCGATCGACGTGATGGACCAGGCCGGTGCGCGGGTGCGGCTGCGCAGCGTGGGCAGGTCCACGGAGGTGGTCAGCCGCGAGGACCGCATCGCCCAGCTCCGCCGCGAACTCGACCAGGCCGTGTCCGTGGAGGACTTCGAGAAGGCCTCGGAGCTGAAGCGGCAGATCGCCGAGGTGGAGGGTGAACTCGCCGGCATCGAGGAACGCCGCGAGGGTGTGGTGTCGGTGACGGCCGGCGACATCGCCGACGTCGTCTCCCGCCGTACGGGGATCCCGGTCTCGCAGCTGACGGCGAGCGAGAAGGAGAAGCTGCTGAGGCTGGAGGAGGAGATGCACGCCCGGATCGTCGGCCAGGACGAGGCCGTCACCGCCGTCTCCCAGGCGGTACGGCGCAACCGGGCGGGGATGGGGGATCCGGACCGGCCGGTGGGATCCTTCCTCTTCCTCGGTCCGACGGGTGTCGGCAAGACCGAACTCGCCAAGACCCTCGCGGCGTTGCTGTTCGGGGACGAGGACCGGATGATCCGGTTCGACATGAGCGAGTTCCAGGAGAAGCACACCGTCGCCCGGCTCGTGGGTGCCCCTCCCGGATACGTGGGCTATGAGGAAGCGGGCCAGCTGACCGAGAAGGTGCGCCGCCGGCCGTACAGCGTGGTGCTGTTCGACGAGGTGGAGAAGGCGCACCCGGACGTCTTCAACACCCTGCTGCAGATCCTGGACGACGGCCGGCTCACCGACGCCCAGGGGCGCACCGTCGACTTCCGGCACTGCGTGGTCATCATGACGTCCAACATCGGCGCGCACCGGATCCTGGACCACAAGGGTGATGTGTCCGAGCTGAAGGACGAGTTGATGGAGGACCTGCGGACCAGGTTCCTGCCGGAGTTCCTCAACCGGATCGACGACATCATCATCTTCCACGGGCTGACCGAGGACGATCTCGGGAAGATCGTGGACCATCTGCTGGACCGGAGCAAACGCCGCGTCCACGCCCAGGGGATGGCGCTGGAGGTGACCGAGGAGGCGAAGAGGCTGCTCATCGCGCACGGCCACCAGCCGGAGTTCGGTGCCCGGCCGCTGCGCCGCACGATCCAGGCGGAACTCGACAACCGGATCGCCACCCTCCTGCTGAGCGGCGATGCGGAGCCCGGGGACACCATCGTCGCGGACGTCGAACACGACTCCCTCCACTGCCGGGTCCGCAAGGACAGCGGCTCCGGTGAACCCGCCGGGGCGGGGGCCGCGCCGGCGGAGGGGTGA
- a CDS encoding TetR/AcrR family transcriptional regulator, with translation MTPIRHNGSDNDQVLDAVRDCVLAVGVRRTTLADVARRAGVSRMTLYRRWPDLRTLVGDLMTREWIDVATRAIPEPGSGTDTRTRIVDGLVAGVEAFRAHPLFRKIVDVDPELLLPYVLDRRGASQEALLALLADGLREGHADGSVRPGHVERQARALLLTVQSFTLSLRTMTDEDDPELDSAAFLGELRTLLERTLTP, from the coding sequence ATGACGCCTATTCGTCACAACGGTTCGGACAACGATCAGGTGCTCGACGCGGTGCGCGACTGTGTGCTGGCCGTCGGGGTCCGCCGCACCACCCTCGCCGACGTGGCCCGCCGCGCCGGTGTCTCGCGGATGACGCTGTACCGGCGCTGGCCGGATCTGCGGACCCTCGTGGGCGACCTGATGACGCGCGAGTGGATCGACGTGGCCACCCGGGCGATCCCCGAACCCGGCTCCGGTACGGACACCCGCACCCGGATCGTGGACGGACTGGTGGCGGGCGTCGAGGCCTTCCGGGCGCACCCGCTCTTCCGCAAGATCGTCGACGTCGATCCGGAACTGCTGCTCCCCTATGTGCTCGACCGCCGTGGAGCGAGCCAGGAGGCGTTGCTGGCGCTGCTGGCCGACGGGCTGCGCGAGGGCCACGCGGACGGCTCCGTGCGCCCCGGGCATGTCGAACGGCAGGCCCGCGCGCTGCTGTTGACCGTGCAGTCGTTCACCCTGTCCCTGCGCACGATGACCGACGAGGACGATCCGGAGCTCGACTCCGCGGCCTTCCTCGGCGAGTTGCGCACCCTCCTGGAGAGGACCCTCACGCCATGA
- a CDS encoding FAD-binding oxidoreductase: MDMLWNGWGDPAKAAPLPESVTGLLRDLLGVKPRTAPALALEDIDLPATTAARAALKSLTEAVGAAEHVRTDSESRIRHTRGKSTPDLLRVRAGDFSDVPQAVVLPGSHDEVLAVLRACAAHGLAVVPFGGGTSVVGGLAPQRSAFIALDLRRMNGLLDLDPVSRTAVLQPGLRAPEAEALLAEQGFTLGHFPQSFEWATIGGFAAARSSGQASAGYGRFDEMVLGLTLATPEGTIETGRAPRSAAGPDLRQLVLGSEGAFGVITSVTVRIRPLPQVRIYEGWRFASFEEGSAALRRLAQDGPRPTVLRLSDETETLIGLAQPDAIGGDLSQSAAGCLAITGYEGTAEDTAQRREQAAAVLTACGGTLLGAEPGERWAHGRFSAPYLRDALLDVGAFAETLETAAFWSRVPDLYTAVRTALTDTLTEAGTPPLVMCHISHVYENGASLYFTVVSAQGEDPVAHWTPAKRAANEAVLAAGGTISHHHGVGTDHRDWYEREAGPLGISALRAVKRRLDPEGVLNPGVLLPID; the protein is encoded by the coding sequence ATGGACATGCTGTGGAACGGCTGGGGCGACCCGGCCAAGGCGGCCCCGCTGCCCGAGTCGGTGACCGGACTGCTGCGCGACCTGCTCGGGGTCAAGCCCCGCACCGCGCCCGCGCTCGCCCTCGAGGACATCGACCTGCCCGCCACCACAGCCGCCCGCGCCGCGCTCAAGTCGCTCACCGAGGCCGTCGGCGCCGCGGAGCACGTCCGCACCGACAGCGAGAGCCGCATCCGGCACACCCGCGGCAAGTCCACCCCCGACCTGCTGCGCGTCCGCGCCGGGGACTTCTCGGACGTCCCGCAGGCCGTGGTGCTGCCCGGCTCCCACGACGAGGTCCTCGCCGTCCTGCGCGCCTGCGCCGCGCACGGCCTGGCCGTCGTCCCCTTCGGCGGCGGCACCTCGGTCGTCGGCGGACTCGCCCCCCAGCGCAGTGCGTTCATCGCGCTGGACCTGCGCCGCATGAACGGCCTGCTCGACCTGGACCCGGTCTCGCGTACCGCCGTGCTCCAGCCCGGTCTGCGTGCCCCCGAGGCCGAGGCCCTGCTCGCCGAACAGGGATTCACCCTCGGCCACTTCCCCCAGTCCTTCGAGTGGGCCACCATCGGCGGCTTCGCGGCCGCCCGCTCCAGCGGCCAGGCGTCCGCCGGATACGGCCGCTTCGACGAGATGGTCCTCGGCCTGACCCTCGCCACCCCCGAGGGCACCATCGAGACCGGCCGCGCCCCGCGCTCCGCCGCCGGACCCGACCTGCGCCAGCTGGTCCTCGGCTCGGAGGGCGCCTTCGGCGTCATCACCTCCGTCACCGTGCGGATCCGCCCGCTGCCGCAGGTTCGGATCTACGAGGGCTGGCGGTTCGCCTCCTTCGAGGAGGGCTCCGCCGCGCTGCGCAGGCTCGCCCAGGACGGTCCCCGGCCGACCGTGCTCCGGCTGTCCGACGAGACGGAGACCCTCATCGGCCTGGCCCAGCCCGACGCCATCGGCGGCGACCTGTCGCAGAGCGCGGCCGGCTGCCTGGCCATCACCGGCTACGAGGGCACGGCCGAGGACACCGCGCAGCGCCGGGAACAGGCGGCGGCCGTCCTCACCGCCTGCGGCGGCACCCTCCTCGGTGCGGAACCGGGCGAACGCTGGGCCCACGGCCGCTTCTCCGCGCCGTACCTGCGCGACGCCCTGCTCGACGTCGGCGCCTTCGCCGAGACCCTGGAGACCGCCGCCTTCTGGTCCCGTGTCCCCGACCTGTACACGGCCGTGCGCACCGCCCTCACCGACACCCTCACCGAGGCCGGCACCCCGCCCCTGGTGATGTGCCACATCTCCCATGTGTACGAGAACGGCGCCTCGCTGTACTTCACGGTCGTCAGCGCCCAGGGCGAGGACCCGGTGGCACACTGGACGCCCGCCAAGCGCGCGGCCAACGAGGCCGTACTGGCGGCCGGCGGCACCATCTCCCACCACCACGGCGTCGGCACCGACCACCGCGACTGGTACGAGCGCGAGGCCGGACCGCTCGGCATCTCCGCCCTGCGCGCCGTCAAACGCCGCCTGGACCCCGAGGGCGTCCTCAACCCCGGCGTCCTGCTCCCCATCGACTGA
- the fdhD gene encoding formate dehydrogenase accessory sulfurtransferase FdhD produces MGRVTVRRPVLRIRDGVPSARPDTLAAEEPMEIRVGGRPLTVTMRTPGDDFDLAAGFLAGEGVVHAAADVTAIRYCAGATADGGNTYNVVDVALAPGVALPDASLERNFYTTSACGLCGKASLDAVRMARRWSVAEDPLSVGPELLATLPERLRAAQKVFDSTGGLHAAGLFTADGELLCLREDVGRHNAVDKVVGHALRSGLLPLRGTMLMVSGRASFELVQKAVLAGIPLLAAVSAPSSLAVDLAAESGLTLVGFLRGTSMNVYAGAERFRPQPAG; encoded by the coding sequence ATGGGACGAGTGACGGTACGGCGGCCGGTGCTCCGGATCCGCGACGGAGTGCCCTCCGCCCGGCCGGACACCCTGGCCGCCGAGGAACCGATGGAGATACGGGTCGGTGGGCGTCCCCTCACCGTGACCATGCGTACCCCGGGCGACGACTTCGACCTCGCGGCCGGCTTCCTCGCCGGCGAGGGCGTCGTCCACGCCGCCGCCGACGTGACGGCAATCCGCTACTGCGCCGGCGCCACGGCGGACGGCGGCAACACCTACAACGTGGTGGACGTCGCCCTCGCCCCGGGCGTCGCCCTGCCCGACGCGTCGCTGGAGCGGAACTTCTACACCACCTCCGCGTGCGGCCTGTGCGGCAAGGCGAGCCTGGACGCGGTGCGCATGGCCAGGAGGTGGTCCGTGGCCGAGGATCCGCTGAGCGTGGGCCCGGAGCTGCTGGCCACCCTGCCCGAAAGGCTCCGCGCGGCCCAGAAGGTGTTCGACAGCACCGGGGGCCTGCACGCGGCCGGACTGTTCACGGCCGACGGCGAGCTGCTGTGCCTGCGCGAGGACGTGGGCCGGCACAACGCGGTGGACAAGGTCGTCGGACACGCCCTGCGCTCGGGCCTGCTGCCGTTGCGCGGCACCATGCTGATGGTCAGCGGCCGTGCCTCCTTCGAGCTGGTGCAGAAGGCCGTACTCGCCGGCATTCCCCTGCTGGCGGCCGTCTCGGCCCCCTCCTCGCTGGCCGTGGACCTGGCGGCCGAGAGCGGGCTGACCCTGGTCGGCTTTCTGCGCGGTACGTCGATGAACGTGTACGCCGGTGCGGAGCGGTTCCGGCCGCAGCCGGCGGGCTGA